Proteins from a single region of Festucalex cinctus isolate MCC-2025b chromosome 19, RoL_Fcin_1.0, whole genome shotgun sequence:
- the LOC144007066 gene encoding tissue alpha-L-fucosidase-like, whose product MLVLTFALLLVTFASGARYTADWTSLDARPLPSWYDEAKVGIFIHWGVFSVPGFDSEWFWWHWQGQKPPDPKCVAYMNKNYPPGFSYPEFASQFHAQFFDPEEWVDIFIASGAKYVVLTAKHHEGFTNWESPNSWNWNSVNIGPHRDLVGDLGEAVRKRSLHFGLYNSLYEWFHPLYLMDKQNGYKTQEFVHHKLLPELYNMVVRYRPEVIWSDGDWEAPDTYWNSTQFLAWLYNDSPVKDTVVTNDRWGAGCSCKHGGYYNCEDKYTPGQLPTHKWEKCTSVDTFSWGYRRNMKLSDLMDLPTIVEDLVQTVALGGNYLLNVGPTPDGMIPAAFEERLRGVGDWLEVNGEAVYASKPWRVQMENTSVPVWYTSKGDSIYAFLTTKPPKPSVQLLEPKTSATTKVTLLGNPTPLSWSPIKPNAGLTIVLPELPYTAGQAWTLKLDGVK is encoded by the exons ATGCTCGTCTTAACGTTTGCCCTTTTACTCGTTACGTTCGCGTCCGGTGCTCGTTACACGGCCGACTGGACGAGTCTGGACGCCCGACCGCTGCCTTCCTGGTACGACGAGGCAAAAGTGGGCATCTTCATCCACTGGGGGGTGTTTTCCGTGCCCGGTTTTGACAGCGAGTGGTTCTGGTGGCACTGGCAAGGTCAGAAACCTCCCGACCCCAAATGCGTGGCTTACATGAACAAAAACTACCCGCCCGGGTTCAGCTATCCGGAGTTTGCCTCCCAGTTTCACGCTCAGTTCTTTGACCCGGAGGAGTGGGTTGATATATTCATCGCTTCTGGAGCTAA aTATGTCGTCTTGACAGCCAAACACCACGAAGGTTTTACCAACTGGGAATCTCCCAACTCCTGGAACTGGAATTCTGTCAATATTGGTCCTCACAGAGATCTTGTCGGAGACCTGGGGGAGGCTGTGCGGAAGCG GTCACTGCACTTTGGACTTTACAACTCTCTTTACGAGTGGTTCCACCCTCTTTACCTGATGGACAAGCAAAATGGGTACAAAACGCAGGAGTTTGTGCATCACAAGCTATTACCAGAGCTGTATAACATGGTTGTAAG GTACAGACCTGAGGTAATCTGGTCTGATGGAGACTGGGAGGCACCTGACACATACTGGAACTCCACACAGTTCCTTGCCTGGCTCTACAATGATAGCCCTGTTAAA GATACAGTGGTGACCAATGACAGATGGGGAGCTGGCTGTTCATGTAAACATGGAGGTTACTACAACTGTGAAGACAAGTATACTCCAGGCCAGCTGCCGACACATAAATGGGAGAAATGCACATCTGTGGACACGTTCTCTTGGGGTTATCGCAGGAACATGAAACTGAGTGACCTGATGGACCTGCCCACCATCGTAGAG GATTTGGTTCAAACTGTTGCGCTGGGAGGAAACTACCTCCTGAATGTGGGCCCCACTCCTGACGGAATGATCCCGGCGGCGTTTGAGGAGCGGCTGCGGGGAGTCGGTGATTGGCTTGAAGTCAACGGGGAGGCTGTGTACGCCTCCAAGCCGTGGAGGGTCCAGATGGAAAACACCTCTGTGCCAGTATG gtATACATCCAAAGGGGACAGTATTTATGCATTCTTGACAACGAAACCCCCCAAGCCCTCTGTGCAACTTTTGGAACCCAAAACGTCAGCCACGACCAAG GTGACGTTGTTGGGGAACCCGACGCCTTTGTCTTGGTCACCTATCAAGCCCAATGCCGGCCTTACTATTGTTTTACCCGAACTCCCCTACACCGCAGGGCAAGCCTGGACCCTCAAATTGGATGGCGTTAAGTGA
- the dlgap3 gene encoding disks large-associated protein 3 isoform X1 has product MKGYHVSRSLSQHSSGGGGGGPCHCPPEDCDGPARDYYHGHNDGHYYPPGGPAEALALERHHSHSHSHSHSHSGGGTFPRSHPSQHPPLQSFDSCEECLSSGHGGKMHRIPPNLMDQFEKQVPFHPDGFHTLQYQRTTSGGAEQRSESPSRIRHLVNSVQRLFAKSHSLEAPSKREYNGTRGGGDYRGERGGGHRSGGEDGGGHYSGHQSRSARRNKSRERSKSGDSRHESGRRHRSRTAGWWSSDDNLDSDSSFLVSGGRRGYPSGHESLDAAIQELTMKRPKERGGPGPAECMACTTIALAGSEGGGHHGHTGHPGHSLKRSTWSAMTVSQAREVYPSRGGGGGYDKALVPIENKLKERTLHYLQVPSEDWGGGYGGADSGGEIPCRRMRSGSYIKAMGDDDSADSDSSPKASPKSTLIAQRDAFRRSISMDQRYSCKQCTDAYPPNNRTTPKSHTRSRSYTRSLTSSQLGDTLDRQFEAVCETMFGEVESQAVEALDLPGVFRTRSHSYVRAIQAGCSQDDDCLSVFSMSGPQGSIKAGAVFPYRKGAPPPLPPRMSKSSLSVRAQSSTESTQDAYYQSSHGRPKLHSNSVDLGCSDGPSGRSSRVGYYTATGPGRSRQHSNSAESLDGGIRGSREMVPYGGGPGVGVRAKHSSSADSLLEGPPRPARERDSRVGGSLGKSVSLPQNSIVLSKAGGMDDGCSGRKWRPSIAVQVDSSETLSDSDADGKALTEVHSIGVQVEDDKRRARFKRSNSVTASVQADLDPEGFPGLSVAVPTQDKSLQFGCSFQRHSSEPESAGQYTECHRTVHTQGQWAYREDFIQSGYTTDACPGDPRSHQHQHPPPRSHSPLPLTSERAWAGTPSLEGPRSLPDSGRASPCLRDGEFFLRLLQTEVERIEGWCQNMEREAEENELPEEILELIRSAVGNAQMLMSQKVQQFFRLCQQSVDPSCYPQPTSQDLAGLWDLLQLNIEDIRVKFQDLQRLKDSGWKLPPEKKEDKKLPPPLPKKPAGGVSGSLRADSVCDGGGGSGSGGLVVPRVGGHTLPMREKSLDLMERQRTEARRRLLQTKRTASFRQNSATESADSIEIYIPEAQTRL; this is encoded by the exons ATGAAAGGGTACCATGTCAGCCGCAGCTTGTCCCAGCATTCCTCCGGTGGTGGCGGAGGAGGCCCCTGTCACTGCCCGCCTGAGGACTGCGACGGCCCAGCCAGAGACTACTACCACGGTCATAACGATGGCCACTACTATCCTCCAGGAGGTCCGGCTGAGGCTTTGGCGCTGGAGAGACACCATTCCCACTCCCATTCCCATTCTCACAGCCACTCAGGTGGAGGCACTTTCCCTCGCTCACACCCCAGCCAGCATCCACCTCTGCAGTCGTTTGACTCGTGCGAGGAATGCTTGTCGTCGGGTCACGGAGGTAAGATGCACCGCATCCCTCCAAACCTGATGGATCAGTTTGAGAAGCAGGTACCCTTCCACCCGGATGGCTTCCACACACTGCAGTATCAGCGCACCACGAGCGGGGGTGCTGAACAGCGCAGTGAGAGCCCCTCACGTATCCGCCACCTCGTCAACTCAGTGCAACGTCTCTTCGCCAAGTCCCATTCCTTGGAGGCTCCTTCCAAACGAGAGTACAATGGCACAAGAGGAGGCGGGGACTACCGAGGCGAGAGAGGAGGGGGTCACAGGAGTGGAGGCGAAGACGGTGGGGGTCACTACTCCGGCCACCAGTCTCGCTCTGCTCGGAGGAACAAGTCTCGAGAGCGCAGTAAGAGTGGGGACTCTCGGCACGAGTCGGGCAGACGGCACCGCAGCAGGACAGCCGGCTGGTGGAGCTCCGATGACAACTTGGACAGTGACAGCAGCTTCCTGGTGAGCGGCGGTAGGAGAGGATACCCCAGCGGGCACGAGAGCCTGGACGCAGCCATCCAGGAGCTCACTATGAAGAGGCCCAAGGAGCGAGGTGGGCCAGGGCCTGCCGAGTGCATGGCCTGTACCACCATCGCGctggctgggagcgaaggagGTGGACACCACGGTCACACAGGTCACCCTGGTCACTCCCTGAAAAGGAGCACGTGGTCGGCAATGACAGTCAGTCAAGCCAGGGAGGTGTACCCATCTCGGGGGGGCGGAGGAGGCTATGACAAAGCTCTGGTGCCCATTGAGAACAAACTGAAGGAGAGGACTCTCCATTATCTGCAG GTTCCTTCAGAAGACTGGGGCGGCGGATATGGTGGCGCAGACAGCGGAGGTGAGATTCCCTGCCGTCGCATGCGCAGCGGTAGTTACATCAAGGCCATGGGCGATGATGACAGTGCCGATTCAGACAGCAGCCCCAAAGCCTCACCCAAGTCCACTCTGATCGCTCAGAGAGATGCCTTCAGACGATCCATCAGCATGGATCAAAG GTATTCATGTAAGCAGTGTACGGACGCCTATCCTCCTAACAACCGAACGACACCCAAGTCCCACACGCGCTCACGTAGTTATACTCGTTCGCTGACCAGCTCACAG TTGGGAGACACCCTGGACAGACAGTTTGAGGCCGTGTGCGAGACCATGTTTGGGGAGGTGGAGTCCCAAGCGGTCGAGGCTCTGGATCTCCCAGGGGTGTTCCGCACGCGTAGCCATAGCTATGTCCGCGCCATCCAGGCCGGCTGTTCCCAGGACGACGACTGTCTCTCTGTTTTCTCTATGTCTGGTCCCCAGGGAAGCATCAAGGCGGGAGCTG TCTTTCCTTATCGCAAAGGTGCTCCTCCCCCACTCCCACCTCGCATGTCCAAGTCTTCACTGTCAGTGCGAGCCCAGAGCAGCACGGAGTCCACCCAGGACGCCTACTACCAGAGCAGCCACGGGCGTCCCAAACTGCACAGTAACTCAGTCGACCTGGGCTGCTCCGACGGACCTTCGGGACGCTCTTCCAGAGTCGGCTACTACACCGCCACAGGCCCGGGGCGTTCCCGGCAGCACAGTAACTCAGCAGAGAGCCTGGATGGAGGGATCAGGGGCTCGCGGGAGATGGTACCCTACGGAGGAGGTCCGGGAGTCGGTGTGCGGGCCAAACACAGCAGCTCAGCTGATAGTTTGCTGGAGGGGCCACCGAGGCCAGCTCGAGAGAGGGACAGTCGGGTTGGGGGAAGCCTGGGGAAGTCAGTCTCCCTGCCACAGAACAGCATTGTTTTGAGTAAAGCTGGAGGGATGGATGACGGATGCAGTGGGAGGAAGTGGAGGCCGTCCATTGCTGTGCAG GTGGACAGCTCAGAGACTCTGTCAGATTCAGACGCAGATGGCAAAGCTCTGACAGAGGTCCATTCAATAGGAGTACAGGTGGAAGATGACAAAAG ACGGGCCCGTTTCAAGCGCTCCAACAGCGTGACGGCGAGTGTGCAGGCCGACCTGGACCCCGAGGGCTTCCCGGGGCTCAGCGTTGCCGTGCCAACGCAGGACAAGAGTCTCCAGTTTGGCTGCTCCTTTCAACGGCATTCATCAGAACCTGAGTCAGCTGGCCAGTACACAGAATGCCACCGCACTGTGCATACACAGGGACAGTGGGCTTATCGAGAG GACTTTATCCAGAGCGGCTACACCACAGATGCTTGTCCAGGAGACCCACGGTCACACCAACATCAGCACCCTCCTCCACGTTCCCACTCACCACTCCCCCTCACATCAGAACGAGCGTGGGCTGGGACCCCCTCCTTGGAGGGTCCCCGCAGTCTGCCCGACTCGGGTCGAGCCTCCCCCTGCTTGAGGGACGGAGAATTCTTTTTACGCCTCCTGCAGACAGAAGTGGAGAGGATAGAGGGCTGGTGCCAGAACATGGAGAGGGAGGCGGAGGAGAATGAACTCCCAGAGGAGA TTCTAGAGCTGATTCGCAGTGCAGTTGGCAATGCTCAGATGCTCATGTCTCAGAAGGTTCAGCAGTTCTTCCGCCTCTGCCAACAAAGTGTG GACCCATCGTGTTACCCCCAGCCTACCTCTCAGGACCTAGCAGGCTTGTGGGACCTACTTCAGCTCAACATAGAAGACATCCGGGTCAAATTTCAAGATCTCCAGAGGCTGAAAGACTCTGGTTGGAAACTCCCCCCTGAAAAGAAG GAAGATAAGAAGCTTCCTCCTCCCTTACCAAAGAAGCCAGCGGGCGGGGTGAGTGGCAGCCTCCGGGCAGATAGCGTCTGTGATGGAGGTGGCGGAAGCGGGTCAGGGGGCCTGGTAGTGCCTCGTGTGGGGGGGCACACCCTACCAATGAGGGAGAAGTCCCTGGATCTCATGGAACGTCAGAGGACAGAAGCAAGGAGGAGGCTGCTGCAGACCAAGCGTACTGCCTCCTTCAGGCAGAATTCGGCCACAGAGAGTGCAGACAGTATCGAAATCTACATTCCCGAAGCCCAGACTCGACTCTGA
- the dlgap3 gene encoding disks large-associated protein 3 isoform X2, whose product MKGYHVSRSLSQHSSGGGGGGPCHCPPEDCDGPARDYYHGHNDGHYYPPGGPAEALALERHHSHSHSHSHSHSGGGTFPRSHPSQHPPLQSFDSCEECLSSGHGGKMHRIPPNLMDQFEKQVPFHPDGFHTLQYQRTTSGGAEQRSESPSRIRHLVNSVQRLFAKSHSLEAPSKREYNGTRGGGDYRGERGGGHRSGGEDGGGHYSGHQSRSARRNKSRERSKSGDSRHESGRRHRSRTAGWWSSDDNLDSDSSFLVSGGRRGYPSGHESLDAAIQELTMKRPKERGGPGPAECMACTTIALAGSEGGGHHGHTGHPGHSLKRSTWSAMTVSQAREVYPSRGGGGGYDKALVPIENKLKERTLHYLQVPSEDWGGGYGGADSGGEIPCRRMRSGSYIKAMGDDDSADSDSSPKASPKSTLIAQRDAFRRSISMDQRYSCKQCTDAYPPNNRTTPKSHTRSRSYTRSLTSSQLGDTLDRQFEAVCETMFGEVESQAVEALDLPGVFRTRSHSYVRAIQAGCSQDDDCLSVFSMSGPQGSIKAGAGAPPPLPPRMSKSSLSVRAQSSTESTQDAYYQSSHGRPKLHSNSVDLGCSDGPSGRSSRVGYYTATGPGRSRQHSNSAESLDGGIRGSREMVPYGGGPGVGVRAKHSSSADSLLEGPPRPARERDSRVGGSLGKSVSLPQNSIVLSKAGGMDDGCSGRKWRPSIAVQVDSSETLSDSDADGKALTEVHSIGVQVEDDKRRARFKRSNSVTASVQADLDPEGFPGLSVAVPTQDKSLQFGCSFQRHSSEPESAGQYTECHRTVHTQGQWAYREDFIQSGYTTDACPGDPRSHQHQHPPPRSHSPLPLTSERAWAGTPSLEGPRSLPDSGRASPCLRDGEFFLRLLQTEVERIEGWCQNMEREAEENELPEEILELIRSAVGNAQMLMSQKVQQFFRLCQQSVDPSCYPQPTSQDLAGLWDLLQLNIEDIRVKFQDLQRLKDSGWKLPPEKKEDKKLPPPLPKKPAGGVSGSLRADSVCDGGGGSGSGGLVVPRVGGHTLPMREKSLDLMERQRTEARRRLLQTKRTASFRQNSATESADSIEIYIPEAQTRL is encoded by the exons ATGAAAGGGTACCATGTCAGCCGCAGCTTGTCCCAGCATTCCTCCGGTGGTGGCGGAGGAGGCCCCTGTCACTGCCCGCCTGAGGACTGCGACGGCCCAGCCAGAGACTACTACCACGGTCATAACGATGGCCACTACTATCCTCCAGGAGGTCCGGCTGAGGCTTTGGCGCTGGAGAGACACCATTCCCACTCCCATTCCCATTCTCACAGCCACTCAGGTGGAGGCACTTTCCCTCGCTCACACCCCAGCCAGCATCCACCTCTGCAGTCGTTTGACTCGTGCGAGGAATGCTTGTCGTCGGGTCACGGAGGTAAGATGCACCGCATCCCTCCAAACCTGATGGATCAGTTTGAGAAGCAGGTACCCTTCCACCCGGATGGCTTCCACACACTGCAGTATCAGCGCACCACGAGCGGGGGTGCTGAACAGCGCAGTGAGAGCCCCTCACGTATCCGCCACCTCGTCAACTCAGTGCAACGTCTCTTCGCCAAGTCCCATTCCTTGGAGGCTCCTTCCAAACGAGAGTACAATGGCACAAGAGGAGGCGGGGACTACCGAGGCGAGAGAGGAGGGGGTCACAGGAGTGGAGGCGAAGACGGTGGGGGTCACTACTCCGGCCACCAGTCTCGCTCTGCTCGGAGGAACAAGTCTCGAGAGCGCAGTAAGAGTGGGGACTCTCGGCACGAGTCGGGCAGACGGCACCGCAGCAGGACAGCCGGCTGGTGGAGCTCCGATGACAACTTGGACAGTGACAGCAGCTTCCTGGTGAGCGGCGGTAGGAGAGGATACCCCAGCGGGCACGAGAGCCTGGACGCAGCCATCCAGGAGCTCACTATGAAGAGGCCCAAGGAGCGAGGTGGGCCAGGGCCTGCCGAGTGCATGGCCTGTACCACCATCGCGctggctgggagcgaaggagGTGGACACCACGGTCACACAGGTCACCCTGGTCACTCCCTGAAAAGGAGCACGTGGTCGGCAATGACAGTCAGTCAAGCCAGGGAGGTGTACCCATCTCGGGGGGGCGGAGGAGGCTATGACAAAGCTCTGGTGCCCATTGAGAACAAACTGAAGGAGAGGACTCTCCATTATCTGCAG GTTCCTTCAGAAGACTGGGGCGGCGGATATGGTGGCGCAGACAGCGGAGGTGAGATTCCCTGCCGTCGCATGCGCAGCGGTAGTTACATCAAGGCCATGGGCGATGATGACAGTGCCGATTCAGACAGCAGCCCCAAAGCCTCACCCAAGTCCACTCTGATCGCTCAGAGAGATGCCTTCAGACGATCCATCAGCATGGATCAAAG GTATTCATGTAAGCAGTGTACGGACGCCTATCCTCCTAACAACCGAACGACACCCAAGTCCCACACGCGCTCACGTAGTTATACTCGTTCGCTGACCAGCTCACAG TTGGGAGACACCCTGGACAGACAGTTTGAGGCCGTGTGCGAGACCATGTTTGGGGAGGTGGAGTCCCAAGCGGTCGAGGCTCTGGATCTCCCAGGGGTGTTCCGCACGCGTAGCCATAGCTATGTCCGCGCCATCCAGGCCGGCTGTTCCCAGGACGACGACTGTCTCTCTGTTTTCTCTATGTCTGGTCCCCAGGGAAGCATCAAGGCGGGAGCTG GTGCTCCTCCCCCACTCCCACCTCGCATGTCCAAGTCTTCACTGTCAGTGCGAGCCCAGAGCAGCACGGAGTCCACCCAGGACGCCTACTACCAGAGCAGCCACGGGCGTCCCAAACTGCACAGTAACTCAGTCGACCTGGGCTGCTCCGACGGACCTTCGGGACGCTCTTCCAGAGTCGGCTACTACACCGCCACAGGCCCGGGGCGTTCCCGGCAGCACAGTAACTCAGCAGAGAGCCTGGATGGAGGGATCAGGGGCTCGCGGGAGATGGTACCCTACGGAGGAGGTCCGGGAGTCGGTGTGCGGGCCAAACACAGCAGCTCAGCTGATAGTTTGCTGGAGGGGCCACCGAGGCCAGCTCGAGAGAGGGACAGTCGGGTTGGGGGAAGCCTGGGGAAGTCAGTCTCCCTGCCACAGAACAGCATTGTTTTGAGTAAAGCTGGAGGGATGGATGACGGATGCAGTGGGAGGAAGTGGAGGCCGTCCATTGCTGTGCAG GTGGACAGCTCAGAGACTCTGTCAGATTCAGACGCAGATGGCAAAGCTCTGACAGAGGTCCATTCAATAGGAGTACAGGTGGAAGATGACAAAAG ACGGGCCCGTTTCAAGCGCTCCAACAGCGTGACGGCGAGTGTGCAGGCCGACCTGGACCCCGAGGGCTTCCCGGGGCTCAGCGTTGCCGTGCCAACGCAGGACAAGAGTCTCCAGTTTGGCTGCTCCTTTCAACGGCATTCATCAGAACCTGAGTCAGCTGGCCAGTACACAGAATGCCACCGCACTGTGCATACACAGGGACAGTGGGCTTATCGAGAG GACTTTATCCAGAGCGGCTACACCACAGATGCTTGTCCAGGAGACCCACGGTCACACCAACATCAGCACCCTCCTCCACGTTCCCACTCACCACTCCCCCTCACATCAGAACGAGCGTGGGCTGGGACCCCCTCCTTGGAGGGTCCCCGCAGTCTGCCCGACTCGGGTCGAGCCTCCCCCTGCTTGAGGGACGGAGAATTCTTTTTACGCCTCCTGCAGACAGAAGTGGAGAGGATAGAGGGCTGGTGCCAGAACATGGAGAGGGAGGCGGAGGAGAATGAACTCCCAGAGGAGA TTCTAGAGCTGATTCGCAGTGCAGTTGGCAATGCTCAGATGCTCATGTCTCAGAAGGTTCAGCAGTTCTTCCGCCTCTGCCAACAAAGTGTG GACCCATCGTGTTACCCCCAGCCTACCTCTCAGGACCTAGCAGGCTTGTGGGACCTACTTCAGCTCAACATAGAAGACATCCGGGTCAAATTTCAAGATCTCCAGAGGCTGAAAGACTCTGGTTGGAAACTCCCCCCTGAAAAGAAG GAAGATAAGAAGCTTCCTCCTCCCTTACCAAAGAAGCCAGCGGGCGGGGTGAGTGGCAGCCTCCGGGCAGATAGCGTCTGTGATGGAGGTGGCGGAAGCGGGTCAGGGGGCCTGGTAGTGCCTCGTGTGGGGGGGCACACCCTACCAATGAGGGAGAAGTCCCTGGATCTCATGGAACGTCAGAGGACAGAAGCAAGGAGGAGGCTGCTGCAGACCAAGCGTACTGCCTCCTTCAGGCAGAATTCGGCCACAGAGAGTGCAGACAGTATCGAAATCTACATTCCCGAAGCCCAGACTCGACTCTGA